Proteins encoded in a region of the Oncorhynchus gorbuscha isolate QuinsamMale2020 ecotype Even-year linkage group LG16, OgorEven_v1.0, whole genome shotgun sequence genome:
- the LOC124000436 gene encoding sphingosine kinase 1-like codes for MDNDMAETDPSRQRNGVVEGLYGEFTDSLNSKVRYSVSLTESALTIQNISSSLEQDEVVFHLADCLGCRAYKVEDEADVGAFFTAYFYPFKRRWISTGMARQKVEQCFRVALVQDPLTNLQEAERWARAIREASIRQIPRRHDVKYYEVRRPCRVMVLVNPQSGRGQALQLFSGQIEPMLTEASVPYTLVITEHQNHARDLVRETDLSQWDALVILSGDGLLFEVLNGLLEREDWEEAIQTPLGILPGGSGNALAASVHHYTKSPPAWGKELLLSCGFLLCKGLVTRLDLVSVHLASSQRIFSFLSLAWGFVADVDIESEKYRLVGPMRFLVGTLMRLASLKVYQGRLAYLPAPLFTPQNSSLCSSLPCGPNSSPNQNSCHNHITNSNHSINSNHNTAHNSSNIAITTMGTEPQPVNQKGPPDSLLADLEQPVPDHWTVVNEEDFVLVLAMFQSHLAEDLFAAPGAAADDGFIHLLYVRAGISRLALLTLFMTMEKGGHLAIGCPHLVYERVKAFRLEPLSPEGAITVDGEMVEYGPVQAQVHEGIARLISG; via the exons ATGGATAACGACATGGCCGAAACGGACCCATCCCGTCAGCGCAATGGTGTCGTGGAAGGGCTTTATGGAGAATTCACGGACTCGCTCAATTCAAAGGTCAGATATTCTGTGAGCTTGACTGAGAGTGCTCTCACTATACAAAATATATCATCGTCACTTGAACAGGATGAGGTGGTTTTCCATTTAGCTGACTGTCTTGGCTGCCGGGCTTATAAAGTGGAGGACGAAGCGGACGTTGGGGCGTTCTTTACAGCCTATTTCTACCCGTTCAAGAGGCGATGGATAAGCACAGGCATGGCCCGGCAGAAAGTAGAGCAGTGCTTTCGGGTCGCACTGGTCCAGGACCCTCTCACTAATCTtcaagaggcagagagatgggcgCGTGCCATCAGAGAGGCTTCTATCCGCCAGATACCCCGACGACATG atgtgaAGTACTATGAGGTACGGCGGCCCTGCAGGGTCATGGTTCTGGTGAACCCCCAGAGTGGGCGGGGCCAGGCTCTCCAGCTTTTCTCCGGGCAAATCGAGCCCATGCTCACCGAGGCTTCAGTCCCTTACACATTGGTCATCACTG AGCACCAGAACCATGCGAGGGACCTGGTGAGAGAGACTGATCTGTCACAGTGGGACGCTCTGGTCATCCTGTCAGGGGACGGGCTGCTGTTCGAG GTGTTGAATGGTCttctggagagagaggactgggaggaGGCCATCCAGACCCCACTGGGCATCTTACCAGGGGGCTCGGGCAATGCCCTGGCAGCCTCTGTCCACCACTACACTAA GTCTCCCCCAGCCTGGGGTAAGGAGCTGCTGCTGAGCTGTGGCTTCCTGCTGTGTAAAGGCCTGGTGACTCGGCTCGACCTGGTCTCTGTCCACCTGGCCTCCAGCCAGCGcatcttctccttcctctccctggcCTGGGGCTTCGTGGCCGACGTCGACATCGAGAGCGAGAAGTACCGCCTCGTTGGCCCCATGCGATTCCTGGTTGGTACGCTGATGCGCCTGGCCTCCCTCAAGGTATATCAGGGTAGGCTGGCATACCTGCCTGCTCCTCTCTTCACACCCCAgaactcctccctctgctcctctctaccCTGTGGGCCCAACAGCTCCCCCAATCAGAACTCTTGCCACAACCACATCACAAACTCCAACCACAGCATAAACTCCAACCACAACACCGCCCACAACTCCTCCAACATTGCCATCACAACCATGGGGACCGAGCCCCAACCAGTCAACCAGAAGGGGCCTCCTGACTCGCTCCTAGCAGACCTGGAGCAGCCGGTGCCTGATCATTGGACAGTAGTGAATGAGGAAGACTTTGTACTGGTATTGGCCATGTTCCAGTCCCACTTGGCTGAGGACCTGTTTGCCGCCCCTGGGGCCGCAGCAGACGACGGCTTCATCCACCTGTTGTATGTGCGTGCAGGCATCTCCAGGCTAGCTCTGCTCACACTCTTCATGACCATGGAGAAGGGAGGGCACCTGGCTATTGGCTGCCCACACCTTGTGTATGAGAGGGTGAAGGCCTTTCGCCTGGAGCCTCTGTCCCCCGAGGGAGCGATCACTGTGGACGGGGAGATGGTGGAGTACGGGCCAGTACAGGCCCAGGTTCATGAAGGAATCGCCAGGCTCATCTCAGGCTGA
- the LOC124000370 gene encoding serotonin N-acetyltransferase-like: MSLVGALPFLKPRLSPSVSPGRQRRHTLPASEFRPLNTQDAISVFEIEKEAFISVSGDCPLHLDEVRHFLTLCPELSMGWFEEGRLVAFIIGSQWDQDRLTLDALTLHKPKGSTVHIHVLAVHRTFRQQGKGPILMWRYLQYLRCLPYVRRAVLMCEDFLVPFYQKSGFKVQGRCSITVASLTFTEMQYPVRGHALMRRNSEAIGFPQTVLLLEEPIQRSKSALLLEEQTQRTEPESADV, translated from the exons ATGTCTCTAGTGGGCGCCTTGCCTTTCCTGAAACCGCGCCTATCCCCTTCTGTTTCTCCTGGGCGCCAAAGAAGACACACACTGCCAGCAAGCGAGTTCCGACCGCTCAACACGCAAGATGCCATCAGCGTGTTCGAAATCGAGAAAGAGG CCTTTATCTCTGTGTCAGGAGACTGCCCGCTCCACCTTGATGAGGTGCGTCATTTCCTCACGCTGTGTCCAGAGCTGTCCATGGGCTGGTTTGAGGAGGGGAGACTAGTAGCCTTCATCATTGGGTCCCAATGGGACCAGGACAGACTCACCCTA GACGCCCTAACTCTTCACAAGCCCAAAGGTTCCACAGTTCATATCCATGTGCTGGCGGTCCACCGGACCTTCCGGCAGCAGGGCAAGGGCCCCATCCTGATGTGGCGCTACCTGCAGTACCTACGCTGCCTGCCCTATGTGCGCCGTGCAGTGCTCATGTGCGAGGACTTCCTGGTTCCCTTCTACCAGAAGTCTGGCTTCAAGGTGCAGGGCCGCTGTTCCATCACGGTGGCATCACTGACCTTCACAGAGATGCAGTACCCTGTGAGGGGCCATGCCCTGATGCGGCGCAACAGTGAAGCTATTGGTTTTCCTCAGACTGTGTTATTATTGGAGGAACCGATTCAGAGGAGTAAGTCTGCATTGTTATTGGAGGAACAGACTCAGAGGACTGAGCCTGAGTCTGCTGATGTGTAA